A single region of the Nocardioides sp. W7 genome encodes:
- a CDS encoding right-handed parallel beta-helix repeat-containing protein codes for MSACLRIAVVGSLLGAALTPWGLAAPASAAVAVAYVDEDGADTGNCASTATACETVSYALAQVDGEATVKVSGTIHDNVQVPGELPSITITGAYAPAGSPAVLQAAADGTVITTQSALTVDHLTVRGGNGGSGGGIHASSAALTISHSTITGNEAQSGGGVYAWQGESLLITDSTISDNTASGAGGGVWAGGAAVTIARSTLSGNAVASGDGGAVYQYGAADALNIGDSTISGNSASSKGGGISSVNLAMANSTITGNSALWGSAVENRTGTMLVRGSTVVGNSTRAIHTSSGKIRLAGTIIGANGAVSCYDSMIVSLGYNTDAGTGCELDHATDLVGTDPALGSLLDNGGPTSTHRPATGSPVVDRIPAGATADDHPLCERLDQRGVAGPVAGATGCAIGAVEPADWVAVEQTPLLVTSTSGSAGTPLTLVTSGGSGSGTVTFVAGDGTASGCTVGGSPAQLSADSAGTCLVTAAKAAHATYLATSSAPTPVSLAAVDQEPLVLVAGSGVAGATVALDTSGGSGSGAVGYEIVGGTASGCALLTSPTRVSATTVGTCQVRATKGAAGIYLPATSETVPVTFGPAEQAPLRVHAADGSVGTPVELSTTGGSGSGAVSFAVVGGSAAGCTVVADRLSATGAGGCVVTATKAADAVHRAVTSAGTSVSFSARAVITSAPGPVRSLKVGGKARSAKRVATWRAPALDGGAAVTAYRVLVTKGGRTLLSTSVRSTRLVLRASRLRQGRLRITVRAVNRVGAGTPARAAFTVR; via the coding sequence ATGTCCGCCTGTCTGCGGATCGCCGTCGTGGGATCGCTCCTGGGAGCGGCGCTGACCCCGTGGGGGCTCGCGGCGCCGGCCAGCGCAGCGGTCGCCGTCGCCTACGTCGACGAGGACGGTGCCGACACGGGCAACTGTGCCTCCACCGCGACCGCCTGCGAGACGGTGTCGTACGCCCTCGCCCAGGTGGACGGCGAGGCCACGGTCAAGGTCTCCGGCACCATCCACGACAACGTGCAGGTGCCGGGGGAGCTGCCGAGCATCACCATCACCGGCGCCTACGCGCCCGCAGGGAGCCCCGCCGTACTCCAGGCAGCCGCCGACGGCACGGTGATCACCACGCAGTCCGCCCTCACGGTCGACCACCTGACGGTCCGCGGCGGCAACGGCGGCAGCGGCGGCGGCATCCACGCCAGCTCCGCGGCGCTGACGATCTCCCACAGCACGATCACCGGGAACGAAGCCCAATCCGGGGGCGGTGTCTACGCGTGGCAGGGCGAGAGCCTGCTGATCACCGACAGCACCATCAGCGACAACACGGCGAGCGGTGCGGGCGGGGGCGTGTGGGCGGGCGGCGCGGCCGTGACCATCGCGCGCTCGACGCTGTCGGGCAACGCCGTCGCCAGCGGTGACGGAGGCGCGGTCTACCAGTACGGCGCCGCGGACGCGCTCAACATCGGCGACAGCACGATCTCGGGCAACAGCGCGTCCAGCAAGGGCGGCGGCATCAGCAGCGTCAACCTCGCGATGGCCAACAGCACGATCACCGGCAACAGCGCTCTCTGGGGCAGCGCCGTGGAGAACCGGACGGGGACGATGCTGGTCCGCGGCAGCACGGTCGTCGGCAACTCGACCCGGGCCATCCACACCAGCTCCGGCAAGATCCGGCTGGCCGGCACGATCATCGGCGCCAACGGAGCCGTCAGCTGCTACGACTCCATGATCGTCAGCCTGGGCTACAACACCGACGCCGGAACCGGGTGCGAGCTGGACCACGCGACGGACCTCGTCGGCACCGACCCCGCACTCGGCAGCCTCCTGGACAACGGCGGGCCGACGTCGACCCACCGTCCGGCCACCGGGAGCCCCGTCGTCGACCGGATCCCGGCGGGCGCCACCGCCGACGACCACCCCTTGTGCGAACGACTGGACCAGCGCGGCGTGGCCGGTCCGGTGGCCGGGGCGACGGGCTGTGCCATCGGCGCCGTCGAGCCCGCGGACTGGGTCGCGGTCGAGCAGACGCCGCTGCTCGTGACCTCGACGTCGGGCAGCGCCGGCACCCCGCTGACGCTGGTGACGTCGGGCGGCAGCGGGTCGGGCACCGTGACCTTCGTGGCCGGGGACGGTACGGCGTCCGGGTGCACGGTCGGCGGCTCGCCGGCGCAGCTGAGCGCCGACAGTGCCGGGACCTGTCTGGTGACGGCGGCCAAGGCGGCGCACGCGACGTACCTCGCGACCTCGTCGGCGCCGACCCCGGTCTCGCTCGCCGCCGTCGACCAGGAGCCGCTCGTGCTCGTCGCCGGGTCCGGTGTCGCCGGGGCCACCGTGGCGCTCGACACCAGCGGTGGTTCGGGGAGCGGTGCTGTCGGCTACGAGATCGTCGGTGGCACGGCCTCCGGATGCGCGTTGCTCACCTCTCCCACCCGGGTGAGCGCCACGACGGTCGGGACGTGCCAGGTCCGGGCGACGAAGGGCGCGGCGGGGATCTACCTGCCGGCGACGTCCGAGACGGTGCCGGTCACGTTCGGGCCCGCCGAGCAGGCACCCCTCCGGGTGCACGCGGCCGACGGCTCCGTCGGGACCCCGGTCGAGCTGTCGACCACCGGCGGCTCGGGCTCCGGTGCGGTGAGCTTCGCAGTCGTCGGTGGGTCCGCGGCCGGATGCACGGTCGTGGCCGACCGGCTGAGCGCGACCGGCGCCGGCGGCTGCGTCGTGACCGCGACCAAGGCGGCCGACGCCGTCCACCGCGCGGTGACCTCGGCGGGGACGAGCGTGTCCTTCAGCGCCCGGGCCGTGATCACCTCGGCGCCCGGTCCGGTGCGGAGCCTCAAGGTGGGTGGCAAGGCCCGGTCGGCCAAGCGGGTGGCGACCTGGAGGGCCCCGGCCCTCGACGGTGGCGCTGCCGTGACGGCGTACCGCGTGCTGGTCACCAAGGGCGGCAGGACGCTGCTCTCCACGTCGGTGCGCTCGACCAGGCTGGTGCTCCGGGCGTCCAGGCTGCGGCAGGGCAGGCTGCGGATCACCGTGCGGGCGGTCAACCGCGTCGGAGCCGGCACTCCGGCTCGGGCGGCGTTCACCGTCCGGTAG
- the glgP gene encoding alpha-glucan family phosphorylase has translation MRAIRRFTVRPVLPPALAALGDLAGNLRWSWHPESQDVFAEVDADLWESTGHDPVRLLGAVGRARLDELAADEGFLERLGVAQADLDAYLTHDRWYQRVSTSSTTEFSGPRAIGYFSPEFGITAVLPQYSGGLGILAGDHLKAASDLGVPIVGVGLLYRHGYFQQALSREGWQQETYPVLDPDELPISLLREADGSRAMISIALPDGPELLARIWVASVGRVPLLMLDTDVEGNPDHYVDVTDRLYGGNSEHRLRQELLLGVGGVKALRAYSRITGHPEPEVFHTNEGHAGFLGLERIRELTVAEGGPRLDFDTALEVSRASTVFTTHTPVPAGIDRFPLTLVEQYFSDAGATPGVPVERILSLGREDYDGGDPSVFNMAVMGFRLAQRANGVSKLHGEVSRGMFNGLWSAFDEAEVPIGSITNGVHAPTWVAREIFQLAAGQGADPDGDDTETFWAAVDKVSGTDVWSVKRQLRERLVLDARRRLRQSWEKRGAAKAELGWIDSALDADVLTIGFARRVPSYKRLTLMLRDPERLKRLLLHPERPVQLVIAGKSHPADDGGKRLIQELVRFADDPEVRHRIVFLPNYDIAMAQPLYPGCDVWLNNPLRPYEACGTSGMKAALNGGLNLSILDGWWDEWYDGENGWAIPSADGVEDTDRRDDLEAEALYDLIEHEVTPRFYDLDGEGVPTRWVEMLRHTLKSLGPKVLATRMVRDYVRQLYAPAAVNARRLNSDYAGAAELAAWKKRVRAGWPGVRVEHVESSGVGDAPEVGATLHVRGFVALGDLAPDDVIVQLVHGRASGEDEIVEAATLELTLAESYDAGRHRFDGDLVLDHSGGFGYTVRVVPRNELLTSVAELGVVALP, from the coding sequence GTGCGCGCGATCCGACGATTCACCGTCCGCCCCGTCCTTCCTCCCGCCCTTGCGGCGCTCGGCGACCTCGCCGGGAACCTCCGGTGGTCCTGGCACCCCGAGAGCCAGGACGTCTTCGCCGAGGTCGACGCGGACCTGTGGGAGTCGACGGGCCACGACCCGGTCCGGCTGCTCGGTGCCGTCGGCCGGGCGCGGCTCGACGAGCTGGCCGCCGACGAGGGCTTCCTGGAGCGGCTGGGCGTCGCCCAGGCCGACCTCGACGCGTACCTGACGCACGACCGCTGGTACCAGAGGGTCTCGACGAGCTCGACCACCGAGTTCTCCGGCCCACGAGCCATCGGGTACTTCTCACCCGAGTTCGGCATCACCGCGGTGCTGCCGCAGTACTCCGGCGGGCTCGGTATCCTGGCCGGCGACCACCTCAAGGCCGCCAGCGACCTCGGCGTGCCGATCGTCGGCGTCGGCCTGCTGTACCGGCACGGCTACTTCCAGCAGGCGCTCTCCCGCGAGGGCTGGCAGCAGGAGACCTACCCGGTCCTCGACCCCGACGAGCTGCCGATCTCGCTGCTGCGCGAGGCCGACGGGTCGCGGGCGATGATCTCGATCGCGCTGCCCGACGGTCCCGAGCTGCTGGCCCGGATCTGGGTCGCCAGCGTCGGCCGGGTGCCGCTGCTGATGCTCGACACCGACGTCGAGGGCAACCCCGACCACTACGTCGACGTGACCGACCGGCTCTACGGCGGCAACTCCGAGCACCGGCTGCGCCAGGAGCTGCTGCTCGGCGTCGGCGGCGTCAAGGCGCTGCGGGCCTACTCCCGGATCACCGGCCACCCCGAGCCCGAGGTCTTCCACACCAACGAGGGCCACGCCGGCTTCCTGGGTCTGGAGCGGATCCGCGAGCTGACGGTCGCCGAGGGCGGCCCGCGCCTCGACTTCGACACCGCGCTCGAGGTCAGCCGCGCCTCGACCGTGTTCACCACCCACACGCCGGTCCCGGCCGGCATCGACCGGTTCCCGCTGACGCTCGTCGAGCAGTACTTCAGCGACGCGGGCGCGACCCCCGGCGTCCCCGTCGAGCGGATCCTCTCGCTCGGGCGAGAGGACTACGACGGGGGCGACCCGTCGGTGTTCAACATGGCAGTGATGGGCTTCCGGCTGGCCCAGCGGGCCAACGGCGTCTCGAAGCTGCACGGCGAGGTGTCGCGCGGCATGTTCAACGGGCTGTGGTCGGCCTTCGACGAGGCCGAGGTGCCGATCGGGTCGATCACCAACGGCGTGCACGCCCCGACCTGGGTGGCCCGCGAGATCTTCCAGCTCGCCGCCGGCCAGGGCGCGGACCCCGACGGCGACGACACCGAGACGTTCTGGGCGGCGGTCGACAAGGTGTCGGGCACCGACGTCTGGTCGGTCAAGCGGCAGCTGCGCGAGCGGCTGGTCCTCGACGCCCGCCGCCGGCTGCGGCAGTCCTGGGAGAAGCGCGGGGCGGCCAAGGCCGAGCTCGGCTGGATCGACTCCGCCCTCGACGCCGACGTGCTGACCATCGGCTTCGCGCGCCGGGTGCCGTCGTACAAGCGCCTCACGCTGATGCTCCGCGACCCCGAGCGGCTCAAGCGGCTGCTGCTGCACCCCGAGCGCCCGGTGCAGCTGGTGATCGCCGGCAAGTCGCACCCGGCCGACGACGGCGGCAAGCGGCTGATCCAGGAGCTGGTGCGCTTCGCCGACGACCCCGAGGTCCGGCACCGCATCGTCTTCCTGCCGAACTACGACATCGCGATGGCCCAGCCGCTCTACCCCGGGTGCGACGTGTGGTTGAACAACCCGCTGCGTCCCTACGAGGCGTGCGGCACGTCCGGCATGAAGGCCGCGCTCAACGGCGGTCTGAACCTCTCGATCCTCGACGGCTGGTGGGACGAGTGGTACGACGGCGAGAACGGCTGGGCGATCCCGTCGGCCGACGGCGTCGAGGACACCGACCGCCGTGACGACCTCGAGGCCGAGGCGCTCTACGACCTGATCGAGCACGAGGTCACGCCGCGCTTCTACGACCTCGACGGCGAGGGGGTGCCGACCCGCTGGGTGGAGATGCTGCGGCACACGCTGAAGTCGCTGGGTCCGAAGGTGCTCGCCACCCGGATGGTGCGCGACTACGTCCGCCAGCTCTACGCGCCGGCGGCGGTCAACGCCCGCCGGCTCAACAGCGACTACGCCGGTGCCGCCGAGCTGGCCGCCTGGAAGAAGCGGGTGCGCGCGGGCTGGCCCGGCGTCCGGGTCGAGCACGTCGAGAGCAGCGGGGTCGGCGACGCCCCCGAGGTCGGAGCGACCCTGCACGTCCGCGGCTTCGTCGCACTGGGCGACCTGGCTCCCGACGACGTGATCGTCCAGCTGGTGCACGGGCGCGCCAGCGGCGAGGACGAGATCGTCGAGGCCGCCACCCTCGAGCTGACGCTCGCCGAGTCGTACGACGCCGGCCGGCACCGCTTCGACGGCGACCTGGTCCTCGACCACTCGGGCGGCTTCGGCTACACCGTCCGCGTCGTACCTCGCAACGAGCTCCTCACCTCGGTCGCCGAGCTCGGCGTGGTCGCCCTGCCCTGA
- a CDS encoding alpha-1,4-glucan--maltose-1-phosphate maltosyltransferase, translating to MVGRIPVMNVMPVVDLGRLPAKATVDEPFPVSASVFREGHDKLGAEVVLTDPSGVRRDPVRMGKDPDVPDRYAAWVTPDAPGAWTFEVQAWSDPIGTWQHAAGIKIPAEIDVELMFTEGRLLLERVQADVARTDRAAHELLAGAIAACTDSARPAPARLAVLQSPDLEALLLAHPLRELVTVEGPYPAYADRPRALFGSWYEFFPRSEGATRDPETGKVTSGTFATAAERLDAVAEMGFDVIYLPPIHPIGEVNRKGPNNTLTPGPDDPGSPWAIGSKDGGHDAIHPALGTFDDFDAFVARAAELGLEVALDLALQAAPDHPWVTEHPEWFTTRADGTIAYAENPPKKYQDIYPVNFDNDPSGICREVLRLVRHWMSHGVRIFRVDNPHTKPLAFWEWLLKEVRRTDPDVLFLSEAFTRPAMMHGLGAVGYHQSYTYFTWRTAKWEIEEYLTELSHESDHLLRPNFFVNTPDILHAYLQYGGPAAFKIRAVVAACGSPSWGVYAGYELYEHVAVKPGSEEYLDSEKYQIRIRDWEGAAREGRTLAPYLTRLNEIRRRHPGLQQLRNVAVHSSDDENVLCFSKQTGEDLVIVVVNLDPHATRETMIHLDLPALGLDWTDSLVVHDEITGEDWSWGQHNYVRLDPYNEPAHVLSVRRTV from the coding sequence ATGGTCGGACGCATCCCCGTCATGAACGTCATGCCCGTCGTCGACCTCGGTCGGCTGCCGGCGAAGGCGACCGTCGACGAGCCCTTTCCCGTGTCGGCCTCGGTGTTCCGCGAGGGCCACGACAAGCTCGGAGCCGAGGTGGTCCTCACCGACCCCTCCGGCGTCCGACGCGACCCGGTCCGGATGGGCAAGGACCCCGACGTCCCGGACCGGTACGCCGCCTGGGTGACCCCGGACGCACCCGGTGCCTGGACCTTCGAGGTGCAGGCCTGGTCCGACCCGATCGGCACCTGGCAGCACGCCGCCGGCATCAAGATCCCGGCCGAGATCGACGTCGAGCTGATGTTCACCGAGGGCCGGCTGCTGCTGGAGCGGGTCCAGGCCGACGTCGCGCGCACCGACCGGGCGGCCCACGAGCTGCTCGCGGGCGCGATCGCCGCCTGCACCGACAGCGCCCGGCCGGCCCCGGCCCGGCTGGCGGTGCTGCAGTCCCCCGACCTCGAGGCCCTGCTGCTGGCCCACCCGCTGCGCGAGCTGGTCACCGTCGAGGGCCCCTACCCGGCGTACGCCGACCGACCCCGCGCGCTGTTCGGCTCCTGGTACGAGTTCTTCCCGCGCTCCGAGGGCGCGACCAGGGACCCCGAGACGGGCAAGGTCACCAGCGGCACGTTCGCGACCGCTGCCGAGCGCCTCGACGCGGTGGCCGAGATGGGCTTCGACGTCATCTACCTGCCGCCGATCCACCCGATCGGCGAGGTCAACCGGAAGGGGCCCAACAACACGCTGACCCCCGGCCCCGACGACCCGGGCTCGCCGTGGGCGATCGGGTCCAAGGACGGCGGCCACGACGCGATCCACCCCGCCCTCGGCACCTTCGACGACTTCGACGCCTTCGTCGCGCGCGCCGCCGAGCTCGGCCTGGAGGTCGCCCTCGACCTGGCTCTGCAGGCCGCGCCCGACCACCCGTGGGTGACCGAGCACCCGGAGTGGTTCACCACCCGCGCCGACGGGACCATCGCCTACGCCGAGAACCCGCCGAAGAAGTACCAGGACATCTACCCGGTCAACTTCGACAACGACCCGAGCGGCATCTGCCGCGAGGTGCTCCGGCTGGTGCGGCACTGGATGTCGCACGGCGTGCGGATCTTCCGGGTCGACAACCCGCACACCAAGCCGCTGGCGTTCTGGGAGTGGCTGCTCAAGGAGGTCCGGCGTACCGACCCCGACGTGCTCTTCCTCTCCGAGGCCTTCACCCGCCCGGCGATGATGCACGGCCTCGGCGCGGTCGGCTACCACCAGAGCTACACCTACTTCACCTGGCGCACGGCGAAGTGGGAGATCGAGGAGTACCTCACCGAGCTCTCCCACGAGTCCGACCACCTGCTCCGGCCGAACTTCTTCGTCAACACCCCCGACATCCTGCACGCCTACCTCCAGTACGGCGGCCCGGCGGCGTTCAAGATCCGCGCCGTCGTCGCGGCCTGCGGGTCGCCGAGCTGGGGCGTGTACGCCGGCTACGAGCTCTACGAGCACGTGGCGGTCAAGCCGGGCAGCGAGGAGTACCTCGACTCGGAGAAGTACCAGATCCGGATCCGGGACTGGGAGGGCGCGGCCCGCGAGGGCCGCACCCTGGCGCCGTACCTCACCCGCCTCAACGAGATCCGGCGCCGCCACCCCGGTCTCCAGCAGCTGCGCAACGTCGCCGTGCACAGCAGCGACGACGAGAACGTCCTGTGCTTCTCCAAGCAGACCGGCGAGGACCTGGTGATCGTCGTGGTCAACCTCGACCCGCACGCGACCCGGGAGACCATGATCCACCTCGACCTCCCCGCGCTGGGTCTGGACTGGACCGACTCGCTCGTCGTCCACGACGAGATCACCGGCGAGGACTGGAGCTGGGGCCAGCACAACTACGTCCGTCTCGACCCCTACAACGAGCCCGCTCACGTGCTGAGCGTCAGGAGGACTGTGTGA
- the treS gene encoding maltose alpha-D-glucosyltransferase: MVDGHTDSGVDARSAAHSTPDWFKTAVFYEVLVRSFRDSNGDGTGDFRGLVEKLDYLEWLGIDCLWVPPFFPSPLRDGGYDVADYTGVLPQIGTIEDFRYFLDQAHERGIRVIIDFVMNHTSDQHPWFQASRSDPDGPYGDFYVWSDTDDKYQDARIIFVDTEPSNWTWDPVRQQYFWHRFFSHQPDLNFDNPKVLEAMIDAMKFWLDMGMDGFRLDAVPYLFEREGGDGENLPETHDVLKIVRRFVDDNYPGRVLLCEANQWPEDVVEYFGDFEVGGDECHMAFHFPVMPRIFMAVRRESRFPISEILEQTPAIPHNCQWGIFLRNHDELTLEMVTDEDRDYMWGEYAKDPRMKANIGIRRRLAPLLENDTNQIELFNALLLSLPGSPVLYYGDEIGMGDNIWLGDRDGVRTPMQWTSDRNAGFSSANPGRLDLPVVQDAIYGYESVNVEAQLENSSSLLHWTRRMIHARRHHPAFGLGTFTDLGGSNSTVLSYVREHVDEDPSTGSGQAAEDVILCVNNLSRFPQPVELDLRRFEGRRPIELLGGVPFPVIGELPYLLTLAGYGFYWFRLTAPESQEEGQLL; the protein is encoded by the coding sequence ATCGTCGACGGCCACACCGACTCCGGCGTCGATGCCCGGTCGGCCGCACACTCCACGCCCGACTGGTTCAAGACGGCCGTCTTCTACGAGGTGCTGGTCCGCTCGTTCCGCGACTCCAACGGCGACGGCACCGGCGACTTCCGGGGTCTGGTCGAGAAGCTCGACTACCTGGAGTGGCTCGGCATCGACTGCCTGTGGGTCCCGCCGTTCTTCCCGAGCCCACTGCGCGACGGCGGGTACGACGTCGCCGACTACACCGGCGTCCTCCCCCAGATCGGCACCATCGAGGACTTCCGCTACTTCCTCGACCAGGCGCACGAGCGCGGCATCCGGGTGATCATCGACTTCGTCATGAACCACACCAGCGACCAGCACCCCTGGTTCCAGGCCAGCCGGTCCGACCCGGACGGCCCGTACGGCGACTTCTACGTCTGGTCCGACACCGACGACAAGTACCAGGACGCCCGGATCATCTTCGTCGATACCGAGCCGTCGAACTGGACCTGGGACCCGGTGCGGCAGCAGTACTTCTGGCACCGGTTCTTCTCCCACCAGCCCGACCTCAACTTCGACAACCCCAAGGTTCTCGAAGCGATGATCGACGCGATGAAGTTCTGGCTCGACATGGGCATGGACGGCTTCCGGCTCGACGCGGTGCCGTACCTCTTCGAGCGGGAGGGCGGCGACGGCGAGAACCTCCCGGAGACCCACGACGTACTGAAGATCGTGCGCCGGTTCGTCGACGACAACTACCCCGGCCGGGTGCTGCTGTGCGAGGCCAACCAGTGGCCCGAGGACGTCGTCGAGTACTTCGGCGACTTCGAGGTCGGCGGCGACGAGTGCCACATGGCCTTCCACTTCCCCGTGATGCCGCGGATCTTCATGGCGGTACGCCGGGAGTCGCGCTTCCCGATCTCGGAGATCCTCGAGCAGACGCCGGCGATCCCGCACAACTGCCAGTGGGGCATCTTCCTGCGCAACCACGACGAGTTGACCCTGGAGATGGTCACCGACGAGGACCGCGACTACATGTGGGGCGAGTACGCCAAGGACCCCCGGATGAAGGCCAACATCGGCATCCGCCGGCGCCTGGCCCCGCTGCTCGAGAACGACACCAACCAGATCGAGCTGTTCAACGCGCTGCTGCTCTCGCTCCCGGGCTCGCCCGTCCTCTACTACGGCGACGAGATCGGGATGGGCGACAACATCTGGCTCGGTGACCGCGACGGCGTGCGCACCCCGATGCAGTGGACCTCCGACCGCAACGCCGGCTTCTCCTCGGCCAACCCCGGCAGGCTCGACCTGCCGGTGGTCCAGGACGCGATCTACGGCTACGAGTCGGTCAACGTCGAGGCGCAGCTGGAGAACTCCTCCTCGCTGCTGCACTGGACCCGCCGGATGATCCACGCCCGACGGCACCACCCGGCGTTCGGGCTCGGCACCTTCACCGACCTCGGCGGCTCCAACTCCACCGTGCTCTCCTACGTCCGCGAGCACGTCGACGAGGACCCTTCGACAGGCTCAGGACAAGCGGCAGAAGATGTGATCCTCTGCGTCAACAACCTCTCCCGTTTCCCGCAGCCCGTCGAGCTCGACCTGCGCCGCTTCGAGGGTCGGCGCCCCATCGAGCTGCTGGGCGGCGTGCCGTTCCCGGTGATCGGCGAGCTGCCGTACCTGCTGACCCTGGCCGGCTACGGCTTCTACTGGTTCCGGCTGACCGCGCCCGAGTCGCAGGAAGAGGGGCAGCTGCTGTGA
- a CDS encoding phosphotransferase: MKVEHIDPTVFADYLGKTRWFGGKGRPFDVTDVERIGVVPGAVDAGPHVVVHLVELTYGDTEGGTEHYQVPLALYIEAQSRLDHAFVGWWEEPEHGWVHAYDALHDKVAMASWLRSFVEAEAASDGTLVDPASGLAFHRLPGHALDSDVHSALFSGEQSNSSVLFGEDSLMKLFRKVTPGSNPDIAVHDVLTRTGSEHVAALFGWVDWRDPASGEVVQLAMLQQFLRTATDGWDLALSSVRNLFAEADLHAHEVGGDFAGEASRLGEALREVHDALAAHFPSADRGPEATRDLAEAMRARLDAALAVVPELAEHAEALRATYDRVADLPSITVQQIHGDLHLGQTLRTSTGWKIVDFEGEPAKTMAERQLPDSPWRDVAGMLRSFDYAPRVVERSHDEDDPEGAAQRAYRAEEWAHRNRNHFLVAYAGGEVSDEQRVLLDAYVADKAVYETVYETRNRPTWVAIPLDAIARIGAR; this comes from the coding sequence GTGAAGGTGGAGCACATCGACCCGACCGTCTTCGCCGACTACCTCGGCAAGACCCGTTGGTTCGGCGGCAAGGGACGGCCGTTCGACGTGACCGACGTCGAGCGGATCGGGGTGGTCCCCGGTGCGGTCGACGCCGGCCCGCACGTCGTCGTACACCTCGTCGAGCTGACGTACGGCGACACCGAGGGCGGGACCGAGCACTACCAGGTCCCGCTGGCCCTCTACATCGAGGCCCAGAGCCGGCTCGACCACGCGTTCGTCGGCTGGTGGGAGGAGCCCGAGCACGGCTGGGTGCACGCCTACGACGCGCTGCACGACAAGGTGGCGATGGCCAGCTGGCTGCGCAGCTTCGTCGAGGCCGAGGCCGCCTCGGACGGCACCCTCGTCGATCCCGCCAGCGGGCTGGCCTTCCACCGGCTGCCCGGGCACGCGCTCGACAGCGACGTGCACTCCGCCCTCTTCTCCGGTGAGCAGTCGAACTCCTCGGTGCTCTTCGGCGAGGACTCGCTGATGAAGCTGTTCCGCAAGGTCACTCCCGGCAGCAACCCCGACATCGCCGTCCACGACGTGCTGACCCGGACCGGCTCCGAGCACGTCGCCGCCCTGTTCGGCTGGGTCGACTGGCGCGACCCCGCGTCCGGGGAGGTCGTCCAGCTCGCGATGCTGCAGCAGTTCCTGCGCACCGCCACCGACGGCTGGGACCTCGCCCTGTCGAGCGTCCGCAACCTGTTCGCCGAGGCCGACCTGCACGCCCACGAGGTCGGCGGCGACTTCGCGGGCGAGGCCTCCCGGCTCGGCGAGGCGCTGCGCGAGGTGCACGACGCGCTGGCCGCCCACTTCCCGAGCGCGGACCGGGGCCCCGAGGCCACCCGCGACCTGGCCGAGGCGATGCGGGCCCGGCTGGACGCCGCGCTGGCGGTCGTCCCCGAGCTCGCCGAGCACGCCGAGGCGCTGCGGGCGACGTACGACCGGGTCGCCGACCTGCCGTCGATCACCGTCCAGCAGATCCACGGCGACCTGCACCTGGGTCAGACCCTGCGCACGTCGACGGGGTGGAAGATCGTCGACTTCGAGGGCGAGCCGGCCAAGACGATGGCCGAGCGCCAGCTGCCCGACTCGCCGTGGCGCGACGTCGCCGGCATGCTGCGCTCCTTCGACTACGCCCCCCGCGTCGTCGAGCGCAGCCACGACGAGGACGACCCCGAGGGTGCCGCCCAGCGCGCCTACCGCGCCGAGGAGTGGGCCCACCGCAACCGCAACCACTTCCTCGTCGCCTACGCCGGCGGCGAGGTGAGCGACGAGCAGCGCGTGCTGCTCGACGCCTACGTCGCCGACAAGGCCGTCTACGAGACCGTGTACGAGACACGCAACCGGCCGACGTGGGTGGCCATCCCACTCGACGCCATCGCGAGGATCGGAGCCCGATGA